Below is a window of Yersinia kristensenii DNA.
ATATCGCCATCGAATTACCTGATTTTGATCCAAGTGTCTATAACGATGCGATTCGCGGTCAGCATTTGGTCGCGATGAAAGCACTGCGCCAGCAGTTTAGTATTGATGAAAAATTCACTCATGTAGAAAAAGGTTTGCCCGAAGAGGTTATTCCTGATCTTGCTGAACATTTACGGGCTGGGGTGGTGGTTTTGGGGACTTTGGGCCGTACAGGGCTCTCTGCCGCCTTTATTGGGAATACAACAGAGCATGTAATCGATCATCTTAAATGTGATTTGTTAGCGATTAAACCAGAAGGCTTTACTTGCCCTGTGGAAAATAATGAAGATCAAGAAGATATCGAATAACCTTTTTCTCGCGCGCTATTCTGATTAAATCCAAAGAAAAGGGCCACCGAGGTGGCCCTTAATCAAAGACTACAACGCCATTACAACGCGCGTAAAATAGCTTCTACGCTGTCTTTGGCATCGCCAAATAACATCTGAGTATTGTCTTTGAAGAACAATGGGTTTTGGACGCCAGCATAGCCGGTGTTCATTGAGCGTTTAAAGGCAATAACATTTTGCGCTTTCCACACTTCCAGCACTGGCATACCTGCAATCGGGCTGCGAGGATCTTCAAGTGCAGCTGGGTTTACCGTGTCGTTAGCACCAATAACCAGTACGACGTCAGTGCTTGGGAAATCATCATTGATTTCATCCATTTCCAGCACCACATCATAAGGCACTTTGGCTTCAGCCAATAACACGTTCATATGGCCTGGTAAGCGCCCTGCTACTGGGTGAATACCAAAACGCACTTTGATCCCGCGAGCCTGCAGTTTTGCTGTAATGTCAGCCACCGGATATTGTGCCTGTGCCACCGCCATACCATACCCAGGAGTGATGATGACAGAGCTGGCATTTTTCAGCAGTTCGGCCACTTCTTCCGCGTTAGTTTCACGGTACTCACCCATCTCTTCAGCATCACCAGTAGAAGAACCATCGGTACCAAAGCCACCGGCAATCACGCTGATGAACGAACGGTTCATCGCTTTACACATGATGTACGACAGGATGGCGCCGGAAGAACCCACTAACGCACCGGTCACGATCAGTAAGTCGTTGCTGAGCATGAAACCTGCGGCCGCCGCGGCCCAACCGGAGTAGGAGTTCAGCATCGACACCACAACCGGCATATCAGCACCACCAATGGATGCCACCAGATGCCAGCCGAAGGCCAAAGCAATCACGGTCATCAATAACAGTGCGACCACTTGCAGGGCTACGCTATCTGTTTTGACGAACATAATCATCAGCAGGAATGAAACAACCAGCGCCACTAAATTTAACTTATGACGTTGTGGCAGCATCAACGGTTTGGATGAGATAATCCCACGTAATTTACCGAAGGCAACAATAGAACCAGTAAATGTCACCGCACCGATAAAGATACCGAGGAATACTTCGGTCAGATGGATATTCACCATCACCGCATCCATGACCACTGGGCCATGATCCAGATAGCTGTTAAAGCCAACCAGAACTGCCGCCAACCCCACGAAACTGTGCAGGATAGCAACCAACTCCGGCATTTCGGTCATTTCGACTTTCTTCGCCAGATAAATACCAATCGCTCCACCAATTACCATGGCAATGATAATCCAGGCAACATTCCCTGAATCTGGCCCCAGAATGGTGGCGATAAGCGCGATGGCCATACCGGTCACACCGAAAGTGTTCCCTTGTTTGGATGTTTCGTGGCGCGACAGCCCAGCCAAACTGAAAATAAATAAAATCGCAGCAACTATGTACGCAGCTGTAACGAGACCACTAGACATCAGTTACCCCTTCATTCTTATAAGTCATGGTGTTATACCAACTGAGTTTTCACAGGAAAAACTAGTTTTTACGGAACATTTTCAGCATGCGCTGGGTGACGGTAAAGCCACCAAAAATATTGATGCTGGCAATCAATACGGCAATAAAGGATAAGAAACTTACCCAGCCGCCATGACCAATCTGCAACAATGCGCCTACCACAATAATGCCGGAAATGGCGTTAGTGACTGACATCAGTGGGGTATGTAGCGCATGGCTGACGTTCCACACCACGTAATAGCCAACCACACACGCCAGAGCAAAGACCGTAAAGTGAGATAAAAACTCTTTCGGTGCCACGTTTGCCAACCAACCAAACAACACGATAGCCAGCGCCATCATGATGTACTTAGGCCAAGGCGATGAAGGTTTAGCGTCTTCTTTAACAATCGGAGCCGCTTTAGCGGCCTGAGGCTGAGCTGAAACTTGAATTGGTGGAGCCGGCCAGGTAACTTCACCGGTTTTCACCACGGTAACACCGCGAATAACGGTATCTTCGAAATCAATATCGATTTCACCATTTTTCTCTTTACAGAGTAATTTCAGCAAGTTAACCAGGTTAGTGCCATAGAGCTGGGATGACTGCGTCGGTAAACGGCTTGGCAAATCGGTATAACCGATGATTTTCACGCCATTTTCCGTCACCGTCACTTTATCAGCCACAGTTAATTCACAGTTACCGCCGGTCTGTGCGGCCAAATCGACAATCACGCTGCCGGACTTCATCGACGCAACCATTTCTTTGGTTATCAAGAGTGGCGCAGGTTTCCCTGGAATCAATGCCGTGGTCACAATGATATCCACTTCAGCCGCTTGGGCAGCAAATAGCGCCATCTCGGCTTTGATAAACGCTTCAGACATAACTTTCGCGTAACCATCACCACTGCCGGCCTCTTCTTCAAAATCGAGTTCGAGGAATTCAGCGCCCATACTTTGGACTTGTTCTTTGACTTCCGGACGGGTGTCAAAAGCCCGGACGATAGCGCCTAAGCTCCCTGCCGCGCCAATGGCAGCTAACCCTGCAACACCGGCCCCGATAATCATCACTTTCGCTGGGGGGACTTTACCCGCCGCGGTGATTTGTCCGGTGAAGAAACGGCCAAATTCATGCGCAGCTTCGACGATTGCGCGATAGCCCGCAATGTTAGCCATTGAGCTTAGGGCATCCATGGATTGCGCGCGCGAGATACGCGGCACAGAATCCATCGCCAATACCGTGACCTGACGCTCTGCTAATTTTTGCAGTAATTCCGGGTTCTGAGCTGGCCAGATAAAGCTGACCAAAGTGCTCCCCGCACGCATCAGGGCAATTTCTTCCTCAAATGGGGCATTCACTTTGAGAATAAGGTCGGATTGCCACACATCGGTGGTATCCGTAATGGTGGCACCCGCATCCTGGTACGCCGCATCGTCAAAACTGGCTAAATGGCCAGCTCCGCTTTCAATCGCCACGGTGAAACCTAATTTCAGCAATTGTTCTACCGTTTTCGGCGTTGCTGCAACACGGGCTTCATTGGCCAACCGCTCTCTTGGTACACCAATACGCATAATGTTCCCTTTACCTATCTTTAATGATGAAGATTGCCATACCCTTCTTAATTGAAGTTATGGGGTTAGCGGCGCTCATTGACTCAAATCACTGACTCATGTCAGCACATCGGGAGCTGCCTACCTGTAACGCCAATTAATCCGGATATGCTCAGTTCTTTTGGTTACTGACAAACCTGCTTAGTTACGGCTCCCTATAACCTACTGAAAATGTGACTGATGATCCATATCTGTATGCAGTTCTGAAGCAGTTTTTGCACTAAAACTGGCAGGCGGAAAGAACTCTGTATAATTCACTATAAAAATAATATTTACTAGCGGCTTGTCCTGCAAGTTTGAGCCAAAATAATAAGCATTAGTATAATAAGGCAGCCCAGTGATGGCGCGGCATTAGGTTGGAAAAATGTAAATAATCCGTGCTTATGACGTTAAAACCATTATTCGTAAAGCTTATCTCAATTCTTCATGTAAAGTGCTAACAGGCCTAACTTCGGAATTCATTTATTTAGTCATATAAATTGCGGAGACACCCGCCATTATTACATGTAATAATCATCTGCTATTCTGTTACACATCAATTGTTCCGCATGTATCACCGTTAATGCGCAAGGCGAAAGGATTTTTTATGAAGCTGAAATACACGATCATCGCATCGGCATTGCTATCACTCTCGGCGCTTTCTGCTGCACATGCGGCAAAAGAGCTCACACCAGAGCAAGCAGCCGCCATTAAGCCATTTGATCGTATTACTATTACCGGCAGATTTAATGCAATCAATGAAGCCGCCGATGCAGTATCCCGTCGTGCTGATAAATTGGGCGCTGATTCGTTCTATATTCAAGATCTCAACAGCAACGGCAATGGTGGCAACTGGCGTGTAACGGCCGATGTTTATCATAAAGATGCTGAGGAAGTGAGCAAAGAGACTCAGTATCGTATTTTTAATGGCATCAAAGAATTACCAAAAACAGAAGCCTACATTTTGCAACCTTATGACACCGTCTCTGTCAGTGGTTTCTTCCGTAGCCAGCCTGATATTAACGATGCTATTTCCAAAGCAGCAAAAGAGAAAGGCGCTTACTCCTTCTTCATCGTGCGCCAGGTTGATGCTAACCAAGGTGGCAACCAGTTCGTGACGGCGTATGTTTATAAAGAAGATGCGGCCAAACGTACAGTGCAAAGCCCTGATGTGATTCCTGCGGATTCAGATGCTGGCCGCGCAGCACTGGCTGCTGGTGGTGCTGCGGCTGCGAATGTAGAAATTCCAGGCGTCGCCTCTTCAGGTACACCAAGTGCTGATGTGGGCCGTTTCTTTGAAACGCAATCCTCCACAGGTAAGCGTTACACTGTCACGCTGAATGATGGCACCCAAATTCAGGAACTAAACAACACTACTGCCGCGCAGATGGTGCCGTTTGACTCTATTAC
It encodes the following:
- the pntB gene encoding Re/Si-specific NAD(P)(+) transhydrogenase subunit beta; translated protein: MSSGLVTAAYIVAAILFIFSLAGLSRHETSKQGNTFGVTGMAIALIATILGPDSGNVAWIIIAMVIGGAIGIYLAKKVEMTEMPELVAILHSFVGLAAVLVGFNSYLDHGPVVMDAVMVNIHLTEVFLGIFIGAVTFTGSIVAFGKLRGIISSKPLMLPQRHKLNLVALVVSFLLMIMFVKTDSVALQVVALLLMTVIALAFGWHLVASIGGADMPVVVSMLNSYSGWAAAAAGFMLSNDLLIVTGALVGSSGAILSYIMCKAMNRSFISVIAGGFGTDGSSTGDAEEMGEYRETNAEEVAELLKNASSVIITPGYGMAVAQAQYPVADITAKLQARGIKVRFGIHPVAGRLPGHMNVLLAEAKVPYDVVLEMDEINDDFPSTDVVLVIGANDTVNPAALEDPRSPIAGMPVLEVWKAQNVIAFKRSMNTGYAGVQNPLFFKDNTQMLFGDAKDSVEAILRAL
- the pntA gene encoding Re/Si-specific NAD(P)(+) transhydrogenase subunit alpha → MRIGVPRERLANEARVAATPKTVEQLLKLGFTVAIESGAGHLASFDDAAYQDAGATITDTTDVWQSDLILKVNAPFEEEIALMRAGSTLVSFIWPAQNPELLQKLAERQVTVLAMDSVPRISRAQSMDALSSMANIAGYRAIVEAAHEFGRFFTGQITAAGKVPPAKVMIIGAGVAGLAAIGAAGSLGAIVRAFDTRPEVKEQVQSMGAEFLELDFEEEAGSGDGYAKVMSEAFIKAEMALFAAQAAEVDIIVTTALIPGKPAPLLITKEMVASMKSGSVIVDLAAQTGGNCELTVADKVTVTENGVKIIGYTDLPSRLPTQSSQLYGTNLVNLLKLLCKEKNGEIDIDFEDTVIRGVTVVKTGEVTWPAPPIQVSAQPQAAKAAPIVKEDAKPSSPWPKYIMMALAIVLFGWLANVAPKEFLSHFTVFALACVVGYYVVWNVSHALHTPLMSVTNAISGIIVVGALLQIGHGGWVSFLSFIAVLIASINIFGGFTVTQRMLKMFRKN
- the ydgH gene encoding DUF1471 family protein YdgH; translated protein: MKLKYTIIASALLSLSALSAAHAAKELTPEQAAAIKPFDRITITGRFNAINEAADAVSRRADKLGADSFYIQDLNSNGNGGNWRVTADVYHKDAEEVSKETQYRIFNGIKELPKTEAYILQPYDTVSVSGFFRSQPDINDAISKAAKEKGAYSFFIVRQVDANQGGNQFVTAYVYKEDAAKRTVQSPDVIPADSDAGRAALAAGGAAAANVEIPGVASSGTPSADVGRFFETQSSTGKRYTVTLNDGTQIQELNNTTAAQMVPFDSITFSGHYNSMTDVSHEVAKRAAAKGAKYYHVTRQWQNQSGGNLSISADLFK